In a single window of the Candidatus Cloacimonadota bacterium genome:
- a CDS encoding long-chain fatty acid--CoA ligase — protein MNPLEEKVNPPFDFTLKSMIDRSCELYNRKPALSNVDGEPITYGEMRKHIDGLVRMMKEQGIVKGDRVALLGQNMPNWGIAYLAITSMGAVVVPILTDFHVNEILNILRHSEARMVFVSGAHYDKIGYADLDPRITLVALDNFELLEHKAPKDLIGGLIYEPLKQLQKLSSRALKAVGLFDGKVHEDDLAALIYTSGTTGFSKGVMLSHKNLVLDAWITTQFQPVKVTDRLLSVLPLSHTYECTVGFIIPMMCGACIYYLDKPPTARVLVPAMQKIKPTMILTVPLIIEKIFKMQEHPQLTANPLFRNLYKMPPTRKLLHKLAGKKLMKTFGGQLHFFGIGGALLSWEVERFLNEAGFPYAIGYGLTETAPLIAGSNPQSTRFRSTGHVLEHLQVRIDNPDPKTRIGEILVKGDSVMKGYYKDPQRTAEAFTEDGFFRTGDLGILRKNRYLYIIGRTKNVIVAASGENIYPEEVENKLNEHEAVLESLVLEVGGQLTARVFLNPEYLEKHYHPDKTGSVNYQRNLNLLLEEIKTAANLNLSAFSRIKKIVQQREPFEKTATQKIKRFLYQ, from the coding sequence ATGAACCCACTGGAAGAAAAAGTGAATCCTCCTTTTGACTTTACCCTGAAAAGCATGATCGACAGGTCCTGTGAACTATACAACCGCAAGCCGGCATTATCAAACGTGGATGGCGAACCCATAACTTATGGCGAAATGCGCAAGCATATCGATGGCCTGGTGCGCATGATGAAAGAGCAAGGCATCGTGAAAGGCGACAGGGTGGCGCTTTTGGGCCAGAATATGCCGAACTGGGGCATTGCCTATCTGGCCATTACCTCCATGGGCGCTGTGGTGGTGCCCATCCTCACGGATTTTCACGTGAACGAAATCCTGAACATTCTGCGCCACTCAGAGGCCAGGATGGTCTTCGTTTCCGGCGCCCATTACGACAAAATCGGCTACGCGGACCTGGACCCCAGGATCACCCTGGTGGCCCTCGACAACTTTGAACTCTTGGAACACAAAGCTCCCAAAGACCTGATCGGCGGCCTTATCTACGAGCCACTTAAACAGTTGCAGAAGCTAAGCAGCCGCGCCCTCAAGGCAGTGGGGCTGTTCGACGGCAAAGTCCACGAGGACGACCTTGCCGCGCTGATCTATACTTCCGGCACCACCGGGTTTTCCAAGGGCGTGATGCTGAGCCACAAAAACCTGGTTCTGGATGCCTGGATCACCACCCAGTTCCAGCCGGTGAAGGTAACAGACCGCCTGCTTTCGGTTTTGCCGCTCTCCCACACCTATGAATGCACGGTGGGGTTCATCATTCCGATGATGTGCGGCGCCTGCATTTACTATCTGGACAAACCGCCCACGGCGCGGGTGCTGGTCCCGGCCATGCAAAAGATCAAGCCCACCATGATCCTCACAGTGCCGCTGATCATCGAAAAGATATTCAAGATGCAGGAGCATCCGCAACTGACAGCCAATCCGCTGTTCCGCAACCTCTACAAAATGCCGCCTACCCGTAAGCTGCTACACAAGCTCGCCGGCAAGAAACTGATGAAGACATTCGGCGGCCAGTTGCATTTCTTCGGCATCGGCGGAGCGCTGCTATCCTGGGAAGTGGAACGCTTTCTGAACGAAGCCGGCTTCCCCTACGCCATCGGCTATGGACTAACGGAAACGGCGCCGCTGATCGCCGGCAGCAATCCCCAGTCCACGCGCTTCCGTTCCACCGGCCATGTATTGGAGCATCTGCAGGTGCGCATTGACAATCCCGACCCCAAAACCCGCATCGGCGAAATCCTTGTGAAGGGTGATTCGGTGATGAAAGGTTATTACAAAGACCCTCAGCGCACAGCGGAAGCCTTCACGGAAGACGGGTTTTTTCGCACCGGCGACCTTGGCATCCTGCGCAAAAACCGCTACCTCTATATCATCGGCCGCACCAAAAACGTGATCGTGGCCGCCTCCGGAGAAAACATCTATCCTGAGGAGGTGGAAAACAAGCTGAATGAACACGAAGCTGTTCTGGAATCCCTGGTGCTGGAAGTGGGCGGACAGCTCACCGCGCGTGTCTTCCTGAACCCCGAATACCTGGAAAAACACTACCATCCGGACAAAACAGGCAGCGTTAACTATCAGAGAAATCTGAACCTTCTCCTGGAAGAGATCAAGACGGCTGCCAACCTCAACCTCTCCGCCT